In the genome of Falco naumanni isolate bFalNau1 chromosome 5, bFalNau1.pat, whole genome shotgun sequence, the window AAATCACAACTTCAGGGCTCGTAACTTACAAGACAGCCAGATTCTTCAgatgtttctgttcctttgaaAAAAGCTATGTCTGTGATTACatcaaaaaaatgctttaaacatCCAGCTGTTTTACACTCCTCATTAAAATTCACCCAGCTACCACACATTCCAAAGCACAGGAACAAACACACATTTACTAAGATTTATTTACACTAATCTGACCCAAACCAGTCCTACTCATCCAGGATCAAATTCCATCCCAACGTGAGCAGCCAAAGTGAGTTAAGATTGCACCATAAAGTGCTGCCAGAGTCCTATTTTGAGAACTCAAGTATCATTTAAGAATCATGCCACTTTTCTCTGGCGAGCACAAGTCTACTTGAGATTTATTGTCCCATTTCACGAGGAAGAGCCACATGACCTACCACACTCTGCCTCCTAAGAAGGACATTTCACAGATACGCCGCAAGCGTGGTTGGATGAGCACTTTCTCAAGTTGTATGGACTAGTTCGCAACATCTACTTGTCAAGCAGGGTCAAATGGTTGAAGACATTTAAGCACTGGAAGGCCTATACAAGTAATGACCTAACATCACCTTACTCGGTGAGCCATCTCTTCTTCACAGCACTCTCccccaaagaaacaaagcatAATTTCCTAAATGACCTTGGACATGGAGCGCTGCACATGGAGTCCCAGCCTAGCACTGAATATTTTAGCTGCTGAAATAACTTGTTGAAGGTGCATCGCTGCAGCTTCCACACCTAACTAGAGCTCCtagcttttctgcatttccccGGGGGAATCGCTGCAGCTAGCAGGGTGCACAAATGGGGCAGAGACATACCGCTGACAGACTTAGTATATCTTACTTTGCTGTGTAGGTATAGCCTCAGAATCACAACAGTAGGACTCCAACTCCTTCTGCAGCCTTGCAATACTAAACAGAAGGGgtatttacagctttttttaaaaaaaactagcCTTCATTGCCTGAAACCCTACAGCAAAATTGCTTGCCATCTGCCTAATTACGTTGACCATTTGTCCCTATTAGAGGCAGCTGTGCTACTTAAAGCAATTAAGGTGGCACAGGAGAGAAGTGACATTTTTGGTTTGGGAAGAGTGTGTGTAGCAGCGACAGCATCAAAACACTCATGATTATGAAGGTGACATTCTTAAGTACATACGGAAAAAAGGCATTCACCAAACATGAGCCCTTTCACAAGttcaaattaaagaaatatgtTTCCTTAAGGATATCCTTCATCCTATTGAGGAGATTTGCACCAAATAAAAGAATTGCGTCTCTGacaatgcaaagcagaaaagcattcaTAGTCCCTGGCTGCAGTTTTACAGCATATGCATTTGTCTTTTGATATAGGACATCTGTGAGCTAGCAACAGTAATAAATCTGAATGTTAGCACAGATAATTTTCCAAGTTTTGGGTCAAACACTATCAAATTTAACTTAGCAGCTCATTAAGATAAACCAAGCCCTTTTGTCATTAGTTTTTTGATTAGTTGCCTGGTTCTAAAACCTAGGGCACAGTAAATAGGTCCCTTTTTATTCCTATAGCATAGTGTGAATGCTTAATGCCCACTCATTATCCTTATAAATCATACACAGGGAAATCACTGCTTGAGACCTTGCTAGGAGAGGGGAATGTGATGATTTCAGTATGTTTCAAAGAGGCATTCCTAAAATAGCTAACTGTTCTGTAATTTTATCATAGTATAAGGCCTGAGCTTAGTGGTTAGGTTGCCTGATCTGCAACCATACCGGTTTTGATCTTGTGAGACTTCAGGCTACACAATGACCGGCTGTTGAGCTGGATGCTTTGAGGGTAGTATTATTTGTGCTTTCCAGGTGGCAGCCTTCCCTATGAGCAAACATGGAAAACAGGCTGCAGCCTTGCAGAGCTTTTTGTTGCAGGAAGCTCGGTCCTTTTGTTCGGCAGGGTGCAGTGTCCACAGGCACAGCCCTTTGCAGCAATAACACATGGGAAAGAAAGAGTTGTGCCATATGGGGAGATCTAGAAGAGTCACCATTGTAGAATGGAGGCCTTGAGTGTGTTCCAGAATGGCTGGAAGAGCTCCAACAAATAAAGTTTAGTGAAGCCGTACATCATATCTCAGGTCTTATGCTGGCGTAGCTGTAAGGAAGatacaaaaaaaccaccttactttcttttaatatgtTTCACAAAATATGTTCTTATTCTAGAGTCTACATATCGTCACCAAGCTACCATTGATGATGAAGTGGTTTCCATGGAGATACTAGATACAGCTGGTCAGGTGCGTGGGTACTTGTACTATTATCCAATACCTTGGCTCAAATagacagcagggaaggggagtgCGGTGGTGACAGCAGTGCGGTGTATGGCAGGTGTGCTCCACTTCTAGGGAAGGAGATTTGCTTCTGAGCAAAGCCCCTGCTCCTCCATCACCATCAGCTTGCTTCTCGACCCAGCATGTTGGATTCAGATCCTTCTGCAAGGAATCCTGCTTAAAGTTTTCAAACATTGGAAGAACAAACAAAGCAAGGTTTACTCTGggattaaaattatttttttctcattccttgATTAAGGGCCAACCcaacaacatatttttattcacaAAGTCACAGTCTATTTCTACAGTCAAGTTATGAGGCTTGAAAACCCCAGTCCATGATTCCCACCAAAACGAAGAGAACTTCTGTCATAGTCAGGTCTCCCTTCCTTTCAAAACATGGCAGGTGCTCATGCTGCACAGTCCTGTGCAGCTCACGTGCTGGGTATCATTCAACAGAGACCTATTCTAATTGCCTGCTACCAGCCTGTCCACAGGTAGTCCATGGCACCTTGGTAGAGTAGATCACCTATGCTACATGATAAAAAAAGTGATGTGcataaagcataaaataaagcagatgtaCATGGCTTTGTAGGATCAACATCTATCTGAAGGCCTGGTGTCTTATTCATAAATCAGATTCCTAAGCCTGGTGTCTGTCTTTTCAAAGCAGGAGGATGCTATACAGAAAGAAGGACACGTGCGATGGGGTGAAGGCTTTGTTCTGGTTTACGACATCACGGACAGAGGCAGCTTTGAAGAAGTGCTGCCACTTAAGAACTTGTTGGAtgaagttaaaaaacccaaaaatgtcACCCTGATCCTAGTGGGGAACAAAGCAGACTTGGATCACTCCAGGCAGGTCAGCACAGAGGAAGGTGAAAAGCTGGCCACAGAACTGGCATGTGCTTTTTACGAGTGCTCTGCTTGCACAGGAGAAGGCAACATTATGGAGGCCTTCTATGAGCTCTGTCGTGAGGTACGGCGTCGAAAGATGGTCCAGGGCAAGACTCGGAGACGAAGCTCCACCACCCATGTCAAGCAGGCAATTAATAAGATGCTTACCAAAATCAGCAGCTAAAAAGAGTGGAACTAAGCCAGAGAAGCATTTTATAGCATATTAGCTTGGAGTAGGGAtgaggcaggcagagcacacTTAACTAAAAATGGTCAAagctttgcaattaaaaaaataaaaaagacaaacaccaccactTTTTGAGTAACACAGGGTCagacttttttcctatttcagaACGTATTTAGCCACACTGCTTCTGGCTAACAtagggcaggggaggggaggaagcaaagggaaaaaaagcaaactccaAAGGACTAGATGATTGTGGGGATTGGCACTGACAGAGCATCTTCTGCTTCTACAAGGCTGGCTCCAGTCCCCTGCAAGTCAGTAGTGCCTGAACATGATTTCCAGCCAGCCAGTTGCTCAGAAGCCATTGGAGAGCAAGATTCAGCCCTCAGTCCATCAACAACCATTACAACCAGTGTTCTCAAGGACTGAATACGTGTAGAGGCTGCTGCATTGTATTGGAAAGTTCCTCTGTCACCTTTCACCAGCTC includes:
- the RERG gene encoding ras-related and estrogen-regulated growth inhibitor isoform X2, which encodes MAKSAEVKLAIFGRAGVGKSALVVRFLTKRFIWEYDPTLESTYRHQATIDDEVVSMEILDTAGQEDAIQKEGHVRWGEGFVLVYDITDRGSFEEVLPLKNLLDEVKKPKNVTLILVGNKADLDHSRQVSTEEGEKLATELACAFYECSACTGEGNIMEAFYELCREVRRRKMVQGKTRRRSSTTHVKQAINKMLTKISS
- the RERG gene encoding ras-related and estrogen-regulated growth inhibitor isoform X1, with amino-acid sequence MAKSAEVKLAIFGRAGVGKSALVVRFLTKRFIWEYDPTLESTYRHQATIDDEVVSMEILDTAGQQEDAIQKEGHVRWGEGFVLVYDITDRGSFEEVLPLKNLLDEVKKPKNVTLILVGNKADLDHSRQVSTEEGEKLATELACAFYECSACTGEGNIMEAFYELCREVRRRKMVQGKTRRRSSTTHVKQAINKMLTKISS